The DNA sequence GGCTCATCGACGCCGGCTACCCCATCCAGCGCATCGACAACTACAGCCAGTGGTTCGACCGCTTCGACACCGCCATCCGCGGCCTACCCGAAAAACAAAAACAGCACTCGCTGCTACCCCTGCTGCACGCGTATCGATACCCGCAACACGCGCACAACGGGGCCTTCATACCCGCAATCAGATTCCGCGAGGGCGTCCACGCCGCCCAGAACATCGATATCCCCCACCTCACCGAGGATCTCATCGTCAAGTACGCCAAGGACCTCGAACAGCTCGGCCTGCTATAGCCGCGCGAATTTCTGTGCGCCGCTTTCAATTCCGTGGTGATACCGGCGAAGCCCGGATTCGGAATCGTGACCGGTGTTAGTGTCCCCGCCATGGGACAGTGGTCACGCGACGAGCTGCAGAGCATGTTCGACCATCACCTCCGGGTGGTCGATGAGATAGGCCCCAAGGGTGAGTGGGCCACATACGCCGACCTGTTCGCTGAGGACGCCAGCTATATCGAACCGACCTACGGCACGTTCGAGGGCCGCGACGCCATCCGCGAATCCATGGTCAAGACCATGTCGGAGTTCCCCGGGGCGGAGATGCCGCACTACTTCTCCAACTGGCACGTCGTCGACGAGGAACACGGCTGGGTCATCTGCGAGCTGGTCAACCGTATGAAGGACCCCGGCGACGGAAGCATCTGGGAGGCAACGAACATCAGCATCTTCCGCTACGCCGGCGACAATCAATGGGCCAACGAGGAAGACGTCTACAACCCGATGCAATTCATGGTGGCCATCCAGGGTTACGTGCAGCGCAGCAGCGAACTGGGCTCACTGTCCCCCGCGGCCGAGACCTTCGGGAAAAACATGGGCTGGCTCAGCTAGCTCGCGGCCAGGAACCGGCCCGCCTTGACCGTGCTGCCGAAGCCCTCGACGAAGGTGCCATAGGAGTACACCCGCTGCCCACCGACGACCGTAGCCGCGATCGCCCTGTCATTGCGGCACACCTGCCGGGACACCCCAAACTCGTCCATGAACTGCTCGTGGTATTCCTCCAGCGAATCATCAAGGCCCGCAGGGTCGATCACCGCAATATCGGCGGTGTCCCCAATACGCAGACGCCCGGCGTCCAGGCCGTACCACCCACCGAGCTCACCGGTGAGCCGGTGCACCGCGGCTTCCAGCGGCATGAAGGGCACACCCGCCTCGCTGGCCTCCTTCACGCGCTTGAGTAACCGCAACCCCGCGTTGTAAAAGGACATGTTGCGCAGGTGCGCACCTGAGTCGTTATTGCCCAGCTGGAAGTGGCGGTACTTAATGGCCTCATTCAGAATGTCGGTCCGGTCATTGGCGATGGTGGTGTGCCAGCGCACCTTCCCCGGGTACTCGGACACGAGGTCAAGGAAGGCGTTGACGGGCTGCACCCCACGATCGTCTGCCACCTGACCAAACGACTTGCCTACCACCGATTCGTCGGGACAACCAACGATCTCCGTGTCGTACATATCGCGATTCCAGGCCACTACTCCGTACTTCTGGGCCATCTCCTTGCGGAACCGTCGCCGATATCCCTCGTCCTTGATCAGATCGACCCGCTGGAGCTGATCGCGGATATCCAATGCCGCCGTGCCCGAGGCGAACTCCTCGAAGATCACCAAATCCATGCCATCGGAGTACAGATGGAACGGCACCGCCAGCAGCTGGAAGTTGACCTGGGAGCGCAGCAGCGGGTTCAGGGCGCCAGTCGCCGCCTTGAGGAGATTGATCACCGATCGGTTGCTCTTCAGATCAAAGGCCGCCAGCAGGGTGGTCTTGAGGGAGCGCCGCCAGGGGCGGGCGCCGCTGAGCAGGAAGTGCATGACAGTTTCGGGCCGCTTCTCCACGTCGAGGTTCGATTGCACCACCGCGCCGTGCCGGCGCACCACGTCATAGAGCGCGCCGTACTCGCGCCAGGTCGCGTACGTGGACGGCAACTGTCGACCCGCGAACCGGGTGCCCTCCAACTTGGAGAAACGCAGCCGGTCGGTGGACAGGCCGACGAAACCGGCGTCGAGCGCATCGGCCACCATGGCCCGCATCCGGGCCAGTTCCTCGGACGAGGGGCGTTCGTCGTAGTCGGTCGCGCGCGCGAGACCCATGACCGCCGCACGGATATCGGAGTGCCCGATCAGTGTTGCGACGTTGGCGCCCAACGGAAGTGACTCGATGAACTTGCGGTACCCGCGTGGTCCGTCCCAGTCTTTGTGCTCCTTCAGTGCCGAATGGACCGCATCCCACGGCAGGGCCTCGACCCGGGCGAAAAGATCGGCAACATCCTCCGGATCCGCGTACACCGCGGACATCGAGCAGTTGCCGTAGATGACGGAGGTGACACCATGGCGCACCGATTCACCCAGCCCCGGACTGACGAGCACCTCGGCGTCGTAGTGCGTATGCACGTCGACCATGCCGGGGATGACCCACTTGCCGTCGGCATCGATGACCTCGCTCGCGTCGGCACTCGACAGGCCGGGCGCCATGGCCACCACCTTGCCGCCGCGAACCCCGACATCCAGAGCTTGGCCGGGTGCGCCGGTCCCGTCGAACACCAGGCCCCCACGCACCAGCAGGTCAAATGTCGCCATACTCGATCCACCTCATTCGATCAGCAGATACTTAGCTTATCCCTGCGTATTCACGCCTATCGGGAAGGCCCATCTGCGTCTTCACAGGTGCTTCACAACTGATTGCTACCGTGCGGCATGAACTGGGTCGACCATTTCGAGCGGAACCGCACGCACAACCGCCTGGTCGACGCTGCGGTCAATTGGCGTGGCGACACTGTGCTGTCCACTGAGTCCGCTGTGGCCATCGGCCGCTCCTTGCAGCGCTTCGAGATCGGCGAACGCGGCGATGGCGAGGTGCTGCTACACAAGGCGCGCACAGGTGACCCCCACTACGCGCGGGCGCTCGAATTGTTCGTCGCCGAAGAGCAGCAGCACGCTCATCTCCTGGGCCGAAGCCTGGAGCACCTCGATGTGCCGCCACTGTCGCAACATTGGTCGAACTCGGTGTTCGTATGGGCTCGTCGGATGTTCACGCTGCGCTGGGAGCTGATGGTGCTGACGGTGGCCGAGGTGATCGCACTGAGTTACTACGCCGCGATGTCACAGTGCGGCGACCCCGCGGTGGAAGCGATGTCCATGCGAATCCTCGACGATGAGCATCACCACGTGGCGTTCCAGATCGATTCTCTACGCGAGGGATTCGCGTCCACTCCACGGACCGTCAAGATGCTGATGCGTGCGTGCTGGATGGTCGTGGCGGCGGGCGCCACCGCTGCAGTGGCGTTGGATCATGGCCCGGCCCTGCGGGTTTGCGGGTGGACCCGGGCACGGTTCTCCCGCGACGCCTGGCGTAACTTTCGTCAGGTGTCGCGGGAGTCCTTGCTCACGCATCGAAGAAGATCTGCACCCGGTCGGATTCCGGTAGCGTCTGGCACGCCAGCGTGAACCCCTCGGCCACCTCGCTGTCGATGAGAGACTCGTTCATCAGCATCCGCGTCTGACCCGATTGCACCGAGCACATGCAGGTGGCACAGGCCGATTCGCGACACACATAGGGTGCGTCGATCCCCGCGTCCAGGAGTACGTCGAGCAGCTTCTTGCCCCTAGGCCAGTCCAAAACATGTGTGCTGCCGTAGATTTCAACCTCCAGGACCGCGTTCCCGGTCGTGTCGCTGCCGGTGACCCGGATGGCTTCTGCCGTCACTGGCCCACCGCACGGCGGCCGGGCAAGCGATCATTCAGCTCGCCCTCGGAACCGAAAAGGATTCCCTGCCATGTCTCGAGCAGTTCCTCGGTGTCGACATCATCGGGATGAAACCCGGGGCGCATGTATTCGGCGATATCGCGCATCAGACCCTTCACCAGCGGGCCGCGGTACACATCGATGGTCTGGCGCAGCACCGCCAACGGCTTCCAGCCGCTCGGGTCAGTGAGGATCGACGCCAAGACGGCCAGCGTCATCAGGGGCAGCGTGCCCGCCCAAATCAGTGACATCACACCGATGCGCACCGACTCCGGACCACCCACCGAGCGATACACATCGAAGGCGACCGACTTGTGCTCCATCTCCTCCATGGCATGCCAGTTCAGGAGGTGGTGGACCTCATCGGACATCGGAATCTCTTGCAGCTCAGCACTGGAGAGCACCCGCTGGGCCAGCACCGCTGTGTAATGCTCGGCGGCGGCGGTCATCGCCAGATGCGCGATTCTGGGTGCGCGTTTCTCCAGCGCGATGAGGAACTTCTCGCGCCGACTCCCCTCCTCGAAGTTCATGATCCGGACCAAGGGATAGCCCATATCGATGATCTTCTCGTTGAGCTTGCGGTGCTCGCGGCCATGCATGGCCTCCTGCCCGATGAAACCCGCCACCCGCTTCTTCAACACCGGATCGGTGATCTGGTCGGCGTAGTTGCGCACGGACCTGATGAAGGACTCCTCGCCGGGAGGAAACGCACCGGAAAGGAGCGACACCAAATGACTGAAGACGATGTCGCCCTCGACGTAGTGCTTCTTCATGGGGGCCGGCTCACCGAACCGGAAGTTCATCCGGCGCACCTTGGGCAACTCGCGCGCCGCGACTCCCCGCCGCCCC is a window from the Mycobacteroides salmoniphilum genome containing:
- a CDS encoding 2Fe-2S iron-sulfur cluster-binding protein, producing the protein MTAEAIRVTGSDTTGNAVLEVEIYGSTHVLDWPRGKKLLDVLLDAGIDAPYVCRESACATCMCSVQSGQTRMLMNESLIDSEVAEGFTLACQTLPESDRVQIFFDA
- a CDS encoding metal-dependent hydrolase, with amino-acid sequence MAVVEQGRRGVAARELPKVRRMNFRFGEPAPMKKHYVEGDIVFSHLVSLLSGAFPPGEESFIRSVRNYADQITDPVLKKRVAGFIGQEAMHGREHRKLNEKIIDMGYPLVRIMNFEEGSRREKFLIALEKRAPRIAHLAMTAAAEHYTAVLAQRVLSSAELQEIPMSDEVHHLLNWHAMEEMEHKSVAFDVYRSVGGPESVRIGVMSLIWAGTLPLMTLAVLASILTDPSGWKPLAVLRQTIDVYRGPLVKGLMRDIAEYMRPGFHPDDVDTEELLETWQGILFGSEGELNDRLPGRRAVGQ
- a CDS encoding nuclear transport factor 2 family protein, with the protein product MGQWSRDELQSMFDHHLRVVDEIGPKGEWATYADLFAEDASYIEPTYGTFEGRDAIRESMVKTMSEFPGAEMPHYFSNWHVVDEEHGWVICELVNRMKDPGDGSIWEATNISIFRYAGDNQWANEEDVYNPMQFMVAIQGYVQRSSELGSLSPAAETFGKNMGWLS
- a CDS encoding N-acyl-D-amino-acid deacylase family protein — protein: MATFDLLVRGGLVFDGTGAPGQALDVGVRGGKVVAMAPGLSSADASEVIDADGKWVIPGMVDVHTHYDAEVLVSPGLGESVRHGVTSVIYGNCSMSAVYADPEDVADLFARVEALPWDAVHSALKEHKDWDGPRGYRKFIESLPLGANVATLIGHSDIRAAVMGLARATDYDERPSSEELARMRAMVADALDAGFVGLSTDRLRFSKLEGTRFAGRQLPSTYATWREYGALYDVVRRHGAVVQSNLDVEKRPETVMHFLLSGARPWRRSLKTTLLAAFDLKSNRSVINLLKAATGALNPLLRSQVNFQLLAVPFHLYSDGMDLVIFEEFASGTAALDIRDQLQRVDLIKDEGYRRRFRKEMAQKYGVVAWNRDMYDTEIVGCPDESVVGKSFGQVADDRGVQPVNAFLDLVSEYPGKVRWHTTIANDRTDILNEAIKYRHFQLGNNDSGAHLRNMSFYNAGLRLLKRVKEASEAGVPFMPLEAAVHRLTGELGGWYGLDAGRLRIGDTADIAVIDPAGLDDSLEEYHEQFMDEFGVSRQVCRNDRAIAATVVGGQRVYSYGTFVEGFGSTVKAGRFLAAS